In one Variovorax sp. V213 genomic region, the following are encoded:
- a CDS encoding efflux RND transporter periplasmic adaptor subunit, with product MNRSFFIAAVAVAAALGLGTAAWLARSSGGASASGASTPAPSALTVEVVAPETRSWPQALQASGPVAAWQEIIVSPETGGLRIAELLVDVGSSVKRGQLLARLADATVQAELRKQEAAVAQARASLDQAVSNMQRAKVAESSGALSAQKIEEYRITEATSRASLASAQAELDSSKLKLVQTRIVAVDDGIVSSKTAVLGNVVSAGAELFRMVRQGKVEWRPELDARQVATVHAGQTARVTLPGGEQVEGKVRLVGPTLSTTTGRAVLYVSLPAIGSTRIGMFASGTLELDARPASTLPQSAIVMRDGRSYVYVVGSDGKAGSRPVTTGRRQGDRVEVLSGLDGQGRVVASGGAFLSEGTQVTVAGAAKAQAGSAQ from the coding sequence GTGAATCGAAGTTTTTTCATCGCAGCCGTGGCGGTCGCCGCGGCGCTCGGCCTTGGCACGGCCGCCTGGCTTGCCCGCTCATCGGGCGGCGCCAGCGCGTCCGGCGCCAGTACCCCGGCCCCCAGTGCGCTGACGGTGGAGGTGGTGGCGCCGGAGACACGAAGCTGGCCGCAGGCGCTGCAAGCCAGCGGGCCGGTTGCCGCGTGGCAGGAGATCATCGTCAGTCCCGAGACCGGCGGACTGCGCATCGCCGAGTTGCTGGTCGATGTGGGCTCGAGCGTCAAGCGCGGCCAGCTTCTCGCGCGGCTGGCGGACGCCACCGTCCAGGCTGAGCTGCGCAAGCAGGAGGCGGCCGTCGCGCAGGCGCGCGCCTCGCTCGACCAGGCGGTCTCGAACATGCAGCGCGCCAAGGTTGCTGAAAGCAGCGGCGCGCTGTCGGCGCAGAAGATCGAGGAATACCGCATCACCGAGGCGACGTCGCGCGCCTCGCTCGCTTCGGCGCAGGCGGAACTCGACAGCAGCAAGCTCAAGCTGGTCCAGACCCGGATCGTCGCGGTCGACGATGGCATCGTGTCATCGAAGACGGCCGTGCTGGGCAATGTGGTCAGCGCGGGCGCGGAGCTGTTCCGCATGGTCCGGCAGGGCAAGGTCGAATGGCGTCCGGAACTCGATGCGCGCCAGGTCGCCACCGTCCATGCGGGACAAACTGCGCGGGTCACCCTGCCAGGCGGCGAGCAGGTCGAAGGCAAGGTGCGACTGGTGGGGCCGACGCTGAGCACCACCACCGGCCGCGCCGTGCTCTACGTGAGCCTGCCCGCCATCGGTTCGACGCGCATCGGCATGTTCGCCAGCGGCACGCTGGAGCTCGACGCCCGGCCGGCGTCGACGCTGCCCCAGTCGGCCATTGTGATGCGCGACGGCCGCTCCTACGTGTACGTGGTCGGAAGCGATGGCAAGGCGGGCAGCCGGCCGGTCACGACCGGCCGCCGCCAGGGCGATCGTGTCGAGGTGCTGTCGGGCCTGGACGGCCAGGGCCGCGTCGTTGCGAGTGGTGGCGCCTTCTTGTCGGAAGGCACGCAGGTGACCGTGGCGGGTGCCGCCAAGGCACAAGCCGGGAGCGCCCAGTGA
- a CDS encoding sugar ABC transporter ATP-binding protein, whose amino-acid sequence MLQPIVTIRDLCKSFAGVRALDRAQFDLLPGEVHALMGENGAGKSTLMKVLAGVYSKDSGEVMIDGQPTDIASPRAAQALGIGIIHQELNLMNHLSAAQNIFIGREPRGRFGLFIDEDAMRAAAERVFERMNLRLDPHTPVGELTVAKQQMVEIAKALSFDSRVLIMDEPTAALNNEEVADLFRIIGQLRSQGVAIVYISHKMDELKRIADRVTVMRDGQYIATVSMADTPMDTLIAMMVGRQLTEVENDFPDTSGNEIVLEARGITRGSMVRDASFVLRRGEILGFAGLMGAGRTELARAVFGADPLDAGEVRVHGKRVSIRSPEDAVSHGIGYLSEDRKHFGLATGMDVETNIALPSMKKFLSMGVFIDQAAIEAAGERYVKQLSIKTPSVRQQVRLLSGGNQQKIVIAKWLLRDCSVLFFDEPTRGIDVGAKAEIYRLLNDLAAQGKAIVIISSELPEILRVSHRVLVMCEGRITGELAGREASQEKIMQLATRRETTAAAATA is encoded by the coding sequence ATGCTGCAACCCATCGTCACCATCCGCGACCTCTGCAAATCGTTTGCCGGCGTGCGCGCGCTCGACAGGGCGCAGTTCGATCTCCTGCCCGGCGAGGTGCATGCCCTGATGGGCGAGAACGGCGCGGGCAAGTCCACGCTCATGAAGGTGCTGGCCGGTGTCTACAGCAAGGACTCCGGCGAGGTGATGATCGACGGCCAGCCCACGGACATCGCGAGCCCGCGAGCGGCGCAGGCGCTGGGCATCGGGATCATCCATCAGGAGCTGAACCTGATGAACCACCTGAGCGCTGCGCAGAACATCTTCATCGGCCGCGAGCCGCGCGGGCGCTTCGGCCTCTTCATCGACGAGGACGCGATGCGCGCCGCGGCCGAGCGCGTCTTCGAGCGCATGAACCTGCGGCTCGACCCGCACACGCCGGTCGGCGAACTCACGGTGGCGAAGCAGCAGATGGTCGAGATCGCGAAGGCGCTCTCGTTCGATTCGCGCGTGCTCATCATGGACGAGCCCACCGCTGCGCTCAACAACGAGGAAGTGGCCGACCTGTTCCGCATCATCGGCCAGCTCAGGTCGCAGGGCGTGGCCATCGTCTACATCTCGCACAAGATGGACGAGCTCAAGCGCATCGCCGACCGCGTGACCGTGATGCGCGACGGCCAGTACATCGCCACCGTGTCGATGGCCGACACCCCTATGGACACCTTGATCGCCATGATGGTGGGCCGCCAGCTCACTGAGGTGGAGAACGACTTTCCCGACACTTCGGGCAACGAGATCGTGCTCGAGGCCCGAGGCATCACGCGCGGCTCGATGGTGCGCGATGCGAGTTTCGTGCTGCGCCGCGGCGAGATCCTGGGCTTTGCGGGGCTCATGGGCGCGGGCCGCACCGAGCTGGCGCGCGCGGTGTTCGGGGCCGACCCCCTCGACGCGGGCGAGGTCCGGGTGCACGGCAAGCGGGTGTCGATCAGGTCGCCCGAGGATGCGGTGTCGCACGGCATCGGCTACCTCTCCGAGGACCGCAAGCACTTCGGCCTGGCCACCGGCATGGATGTGGAAACCAACATCGCGCTGCCGAGCATGAAGAAGTTCCTGTCGATGGGCGTCTTCATCGACCAGGCCGCCATCGAGGCCGCAGGCGAGCGCTACGTGAAGCAGCTCAGCATCAAGACGCCCTCGGTGCGCCAGCAGGTGCGGCTGCTCTCGGGCGGCAACCAGCAGAAGATCGTGATCGCCAAGTGGCTGCTGCGCGACTGCAGCGTGCTGTTTTTCGACGAGCCCACGCGCGGCATCGACGTGGGCGCCAAGGCCGAGATCTACCGCCTGCTCAACGACCTGGCCGCGCAGGGCAAGGCCATCGTGATCATCTCGTCGGAGCTGCCCGAGATATTGCGCGTGAGCCACCGCGTGCTGGTGATGTGTGAAGGCCGCATCACCGGCGAACTGGCGGGGCGCGAAGCCTCGCAGGAAAAGATCATGCAGCTCGCCACCCGGCGTGAGACCACTGCTGCTGCCGCCACCGCATGA
- a CDS encoding amidohydrolase, whose protein sequence is MRQRIDSHQHFWRPARGDYAWLRADVPALAPLVRDFLPAHLAPLLQAHGVERTVLVQAADSEAETDFMLELAAAHDVVGGVVGWVDLSSPDAVVSLERMARHPRFKGVRPMLQDLPDDDWIARMPRPDAIQALVRLGLRFDALVKPRHLPSLMRFLKDWPQLPVVIDHAAKPPVGAHHSEAFAAWRRDMAELAALPQVCCKFSGLWGEAPQAAHHDVDVAARAVRPVWEQLLESFGPARLMWGSDWPVLTLAGDYAGWISVSEACIGGLSASEQSHLWRGTAQRFYGLATD, encoded by the coding sequence ATGAGACAACGCATCGACTCGCATCAGCATTTCTGGCGGCCCGCGCGCGGCGACTACGCGTGGCTGCGCGCCGATGTGCCCGCCCTCGCGCCGCTGGTGCGCGACTTTCTTCCCGCGCATCTCGCGCCTCTCTTGCAAGCGCACGGCGTCGAGCGGACCGTGCTGGTGCAGGCCGCCGACTCGGAAGCCGAAACCGACTTCATGCTCGAACTGGCCGCCGCGCACGACGTGGTTGGCGGCGTGGTCGGCTGGGTCGACCTGAGCAGCCCCGATGCCGTGGTTTCGCTCGAACGCATGGCGCGGCATCCCAGGTTCAAGGGCGTGCGGCCGATGCTGCAGGACCTGCCCGACGACGACTGGATCGCGCGCATGCCACGCCCCGATGCCATTCAGGCGCTCGTTCGCCTGGGCCTGCGCTTCGATGCGCTGGTGAAGCCGCGGCACCTGCCCTCGCTGATGCGGTTCCTCAAGGACTGGCCGCAGCTGCCCGTGGTGATCGACCACGCGGCCAAGCCGCCCGTGGGCGCGCACCACAGCGAGGCCTTCGCGGCCTGGCGCAGGGACATGGCCGAGCTCGCCGCGCTGCCGCAGGTGTGCTGCAAGTTCTCGGGGCTCTGGGGCGAGGCGCCGCAGGCTGCGCACCACGACGTCGATGTGGCGGCACGCGCCGTGCGGCCGGTGTGGGAGCAGCTGCTCGAGAGCTTCGGCCCCGCGCGCCTCATGTGGGGCAGCGACTGGCCGGTGCTCACGCTGGCCGGCGACTACGCAGGATGGATCTCGGTCAGCGAAGCCTGCATCGGCGGCCTGTCGGCCAGCGAGCAGTCGCACCTCTGGCGCGGCACCGCGCAACGCTTCTATGGCCTTGCAACGGACTGA
- a CDS encoding ABC transporter substrate-binding protein, with the protein MIQRRAVATTLVAALIGLPGFAQAQQAQEIYIPLVSKGFQHQFWQAVKSGAEQAAKDLKVKVTFEGPETEAMVDKQIDMLSAALAKKPQAIGFAALDSQAAIPLLKKAQAAKIPVVAFDSGVDSDIPVTTTTTDNKAAAALAADKMAEMIGKSGEVALVVHDQTSRTGVDRRDGFVNRIKSAYPNIKIVSVQYGGGDQLKSTEITKSILQASPNLKGIFGANEGSAIGVVNGVKEMKRNGKVVIIGYDSGKQQKNAIMDGSMAGAITQNPVGMGYKTVEMAVKAIKGEKLPKVVDTGFFWYDKTNIADPKIAAVLYD; encoded by the coding sequence ATGATTCAAAGAAGAGCAGTCGCAACCACGCTGGTCGCAGCCCTCATCGGCCTGCCGGGTTTCGCCCAGGCACAGCAGGCGCAGGAGATCTACATCCCGCTCGTGTCCAAGGGCTTCCAGCACCAGTTCTGGCAGGCCGTGAAATCCGGCGCCGAACAGGCCGCGAAGGACCTGAAGGTGAAGGTCACCTTCGAAGGGCCCGAGACCGAGGCGATGGTCGACAAGCAGATCGACATGCTCTCCGCTGCGCTCGCGAAGAAGCCGCAGGCCATCGGCTTTGCCGCGCTCGACAGCCAGGCCGCCATTCCGCTCCTGAAGAAGGCACAGGCCGCGAAGATTCCCGTAGTGGCCTTCGACTCGGGCGTGGACAGCGACATTCCCGTGACCACCACCACCACCGACAACAAGGCCGCCGCCGCGCTCGCGGCCGACAAGATGGCCGAGATGATCGGCAAGTCGGGCGAGGTGGCGCTGGTGGTGCACGACCAGACCAGCCGCACCGGCGTGGATCGCCGCGACGGGTTCGTCAACCGCATCAAGTCGGCCTACCCGAACATCAAGATCGTGAGCGTGCAGTACGGCGGCGGCGACCAGCTGAAGTCGACCGAGATCACCAAGTCGATTCTGCAGGCCTCGCCGAACCTCAAGGGCATCTTCGGCGCCAACGAGGGCTCCGCCATCGGCGTGGTCAACGGCGTGAAGGAGATGAAGCGCAACGGCAAGGTCGTGATCATCGGCTACGACTCCGGCAAGCAGCAGAAGAACGCGATCATGGACGGCAGCATGGCCGGCGCGATCACGCAGAACCCCGTGGGAATGGGCTACAAGACCGTCGAGATGGCGGTCAAGGCGATCAAGGGCGAGAAGCTGCCCAAGGTGGTGGACACCGGGTTCTTCTGGTACGACAAGACCAATATCGCCGATCCGAAGATCGCCGCGGTTCTGTACGACTGA
- a CDS encoding ABC transporter permease translates to MTTPTATTAAAPGFSLKARLFRPATRQKLLAFASLIALLVFFSVASPQFLQTDNLVSILQSTAVNGVLAIACTFVIITAGIDLSVGTLMTFCAVMAGVVLTYMGMPLALGIAAAIFFGALAGFVSGVLIAKLKIPPFIATLGMMMLLKGLSLVISGTKPIYFNDTPDFPAISQDSLIGYFIPSLPIPNAVLILFLVAVAASILLNKTILGRYTFALGSNEEAVRLSGVNTDFWKVVVYTVSGGICGIAGLLIASRLNSAQPALGQGYELDAIAAVVIGGTSLSGGTGTIVGTIIGAFIMSVLTNGLRILSVAQEWQTVVTGVIIILAVYADILRRRSSNTH, encoded by the coding sequence TTGACAACCCCCACCGCTACCACCGCCGCCGCGCCCGGCTTCTCGCTGAAGGCACGGCTCTTTCGTCCCGCCACGCGGCAGAAGCTGCTGGCCTTTGCCAGCCTGATCGCGCTCCTGGTGTTCTTCAGTGTCGCGTCGCCGCAGTTCCTGCAGACCGACAACCTCGTAAGCATCCTGCAGTCGACCGCGGTGAACGGCGTGCTGGCCATCGCCTGCACCTTCGTGATCATCACCGCGGGCATCGATCTTTCGGTGGGCACGCTGATGACCTTCTGCGCCGTCATGGCCGGTGTGGTGCTCACCTACATGGGTATGCCGCTCGCACTGGGCATCGCGGCTGCGATCTTCTTCGGTGCGCTGGCCGGGTTCGTGTCGGGCGTGCTGATCGCCAAGCTCAAGATCCCGCCCTTCATCGCCACGCTGGGCATGATGATGCTACTCAAGGGCCTGTCGCTCGTGATCTCGGGCACCAAGCCGATCTACTTCAACGACACGCCGGACTTTCCGGCGATCTCGCAGGATTCGCTGATCGGCTACTTCATTCCGTCGCTGCCGATTCCCAATGCGGTGCTGATCCTGTTCCTGGTGGCGGTGGCCGCGAGCATCTTGCTCAACAAGACCATCCTCGGGCGCTACACCTTCGCGCTCGGCAGCAACGAGGAGGCGGTGCGCCTGTCGGGCGTGAACACCGACTTCTGGAAGGTCGTGGTCTATACGGTGAGCGGCGGCATCTGCGGCATCGCGGGCCTGTTGATTGCCTCGCGCCTGAACTCCGCCCAGCCTGCGCTGGGACAAGGGTACGAACTCGATGCGATTGCCGCCGTGGTCATCGGCGGCACCTCGCTCAGCGGGGGCACCGGCACCATCGTGGGCACGATCATCGGCGCCTTCATCATGAGCGTGCTGACCAACGGCCTGCGCATTCTTTCGGTCGCGCAGGAATGGCAGACGGTGGTGACGGGCGTGATCATCATCCTCGCCGTGTACGCGGACATCCTGCGCCGTCGCAGCAGCAACACGCACTGA
- a CDS encoding FadR/GntR family transcriptional regulator, protein MFPPTKPADTRRLYQQIADQIRAFIRNGNLPVGARLPPERELALQLGVSRPSLREALIALEIDGRIEIRMGSGVYVCAAPDAPERATPAVGESPSEMIQARAMLEGSVVTLASARVTPQHLERVGAALESMRQDGRSGRTQIENDRRFHIAIAEMTGNSVLVRLVGELFDGRHSPISSRMSERTEDSQAWKAAFAEHEAIYRALEARDPQAAVAAMLHHLGASHARWTEESGPRAAG, encoded by the coding sequence ATGTTTCCCCCCACCAAGCCCGCCGACACCCGCCGGCTCTACCAACAGATCGCGGACCAGATCCGGGCTTTCATCCGCAACGGCAATCTGCCCGTCGGTGCGCGCTTGCCACCGGAGCGGGAGCTGGCCTTGCAATTGGGCGTGTCGCGCCCCTCGCTGCGCGAAGCGCTGATCGCCCTGGAGATCGACGGGCGCATCGAGATACGGATGGGGTCAGGCGTGTATGTCTGCGCGGCGCCGGATGCGCCGGAGCGCGCAACGCCCGCGGTCGGCGAAAGCCCGTCGGAAATGATCCAGGCGCGCGCGATGCTCGAAGGCTCAGTCGTCACACTGGCCTCGGCCCGCGTCACGCCGCAGCATCTGGAGCGCGTGGGGGCAGCGCTCGAAAGCATGCGCCAGGACGGCCGGAGCGGCCGCACCCAGATCGAGAACGACCGGCGCTTCCACATCGCCATCGCCGAGATGACGGGCAACTCGGTTCTCGTGCGGCTGGTCGGTGAACTCTTCGATGGGCGGCACAGCCCGATCTCGTCCCGCATGAGCGAGCGCACGGAGGATTCGCAGGCGTGGAAGGCGGCGTTCGCCGAGCACGAGGCGATCTACCGCGCGCTGGAAGCGCGGGATCCGCAGGCCGCGGTGGCAGCCATGCTGCATCACCTGGGCGCGTCGCATGCGCGGTGGACCGAAGAGTCCGGGCCGCGCGCTGCCGGCTGA
- a CDS encoding L-fuconate dehydratase encodes MTIVRSMRVLDVRFPTSQQLDGSDAMNPDPDYSAAYVVLETDQPGLEGHGLTFTIGRGNEICCAAIEAMRHLVVGLDLQWVAEDMGRFWRHITSDSQLRWIGPDKGAIHLATGAVVNAMWDLWAKSEGKPVWQLVADMSPEALVRCIDFRYITDCVTPEEALALLREAAVGKAGRIATLQAEGYPCYTTSAGWLGYSDEKLRRLAQEAVDAGFNHIKLKVGRDLQDDIRRLTVAREVLGPDRHLMIDANQVWEVDQAIDWVRQLAFARPWFIEEPTSPDDVEGHRKIREGIAPVVKVATGEMCQNRIMFKQFIMRGAIDVVQIDSCRLGGVNEILAVMLMAAKYKLPVCPHAGGVGLCEYVQHLSMIDYLCISGTREGRVIEYVDHLHEHFADPCVIRGAAYMPPTAAGFSITMKPESLERYRFRG; translated from the coding sequence ATGACCATCGTCCGATCCATGCGCGTCCTGGACGTGCGCTTTCCCACCTCGCAGCAGCTCGACGGCTCCGACGCGATGAACCCCGACCCGGACTACTCCGCGGCGTATGTCGTGCTGGAGACCGACCAGCCGGGGCTCGAAGGCCATGGCCTGACCTTCACCATCGGCCGCGGCAACGAGATCTGCTGCGCGGCCATCGAGGCGATGCGTCACCTGGTCGTCGGGCTCGATCTGCAGTGGGTGGCCGAGGACATGGGCCGCTTCTGGCGGCACATCACCTCCGACAGCCAGCTGCGCTGGATCGGGCCCGACAAGGGCGCCATTCACCTCGCAACCGGCGCCGTGGTCAATGCGATGTGGGACCTGTGGGCCAAGTCCGAGGGCAAGCCGGTGTGGCAGCTGGTGGCGGACATGAGCCCCGAGGCGCTGGTGCGCTGCATCGACTTTCGCTACATCACGGATTGCGTCACGCCCGAAGAAGCGCTTGCGCTGCTGCGCGAGGCGGCCGTCGGCAAGGCCGGGCGCATCGCCACGCTGCAAGCCGAGGGCTACCCCTGCTATACCACCTCGGCCGGCTGGCTCGGCTATTCCGACGAGAAGCTGCGGCGGCTCGCGCAGGAGGCGGTCGATGCGGGCTTCAACCACATCAAGCTCAAGGTGGGGCGCGACCTGCAGGACGACATCCGCCGGCTGACCGTGGCGCGCGAAGTGCTCGGGCCCGACCGCCACCTGATGATCGACGCCAACCAGGTCTGGGAGGTCGACCAGGCGATCGACTGGGTGCGGCAGCTGGCATTCGCCAGGCCCTGGTTCATCGAGGAGCCGACGAGCCCCGACGACGTCGAAGGCCATCGCAAGATCCGCGAAGGCATCGCGCCGGTGGTGAAGGTGGCCACGGGCGAGATGTGCCAGAACCGCATCATGTTCAAGCAGTTCATCATGCGCGGCGCCATCGACGTGGTGCAGATCGATTCGTGCCGGCTCGGCGGTGTGAACGAGATCCTGGCGGTGATGCTGATGGCCGCGAAGTACAAGCTGCCCGTGTGCCCGCATGCCGGCGGCGTAGGGCTGTGCGAGTACGTGCAGCATCTGTCGATGATCGATTACCTGTGCATCTCGGGGACGCGCGAAGGGCGGGTGATCGAGTATGTGGACCATCTGCATGAACACTTCGCCGACCCTTGCGTGATTCGCGGCGCGGCGTACATGCCGCCGACGGCGGCCGGCTTCTCGATCACGATGAAGCCCGAATCGCTCGAGCGTTATCGCTTCCGTGGGTAG
- a CDS encoding efflux RND transporter permease subunit, whose amino-acid sequence MNISSWSIRNPVPAVLVFILLTVMGLIGFKSLQIQDFPDMDLPTIQVSAALEGAAPSQLETEVARKIEDKLASLTRLDHITTKITDGTVSISVSFEIDKDSEEALSEVRNAVDSARADLPSSMASPTVSKQTAASSALLTFTVESGNLDDKDLSWFVDNKLAKALLAVKGVAKVERVGGIDREVHVDLDPTLMAGLGVTPSDVSTQLKAVQKEGSGGEGAVGGQKQSTRTIATAGTAGEIAAITIPLSDGRYVRLDQIARVSDTHADRTTMAFRDGKPVIGFQVTRSRGYSDVSVAEDVRGAIERFSKSHPEASIAEASNTVTPIQDNYEGSMHLLFEGAFLAIVVVWWFLRDWRATLISATALPLSIIPTFGFMALAGFSLNVITLLSLSLVVGILVDDAIVEIENIERHLLMGKTPYQAAMEAADEIGLAVIATTFALVAVFLPTAFMGGIPGKFFRQFGVTASVAVLASLLVARLLTPMMAAYLLKRKAPGSHEISPDGPTMTRYLGWVRASLSRRKATVLAATAFFALALIIIPFIPTAFIPAQDKAQSSVTIKLAPGSTLQDTATMSQRAAEMLRTLPEVKGVFVSAGTATSGAGMSASSSTDVTSATLTIDLAPRGDRKLKQSGVEARMRELLRTLPGARVTVGAGTNGASLDITLAGDDPQVLASAAAQAETQLRTLKGIGNVTSSASLQRPEIQVRPDTGRAAALGVTAQALDDAIRLATYGDYSNSLPKLNLPERQIAIRVRMDPSVRENIEAIAQLRVKGNEGIVDLGSVADIAMGSGPSQIDRMDRSRNITLSVELNGRPIGEVQKEAMALSALKSLPAGVHQVEQGEVQRMSELFQSFGVAMAIGIFCIYAVLVLLFHDFLQPGTILSALPLAMGGAMFALWVTHQSFSMSVVIGVLMLMGIVTKNSILLVEYAIMARRDRGMGRFEALLDACHKRARPIVMTTIAMGAGMLPNALGLGAEPSFRQPMAIVVIGGLLTSTALSLLVVPVIFTYVDDLLQWGRRRLLSRNKATPDAAEPWVPARD is encoded by the coding sequence GTGAACATCTCCTCGTGGTCCATCCGCAACCCGGTTCCCGCGGTCCTGGTCTTCATCCTGCTGACCGTCATGGGCCTGATCGGCTTCAAGAGCCTGCAGATCCAGGACTTTCCCGACATGGATCTGCCGACCATCCAGGTCTCGGCCGCGCTCGAAGGCGCCGCGCCATCGCAGCTGGAGACCGAGGTGGCGCGCAAGATCGAGGACAAGCTGGCCTCGCTGACGCGGCTGGACCATATCACCACCAAGATCACCGATGGCACGGTGAGCATCAGCGTCAGCTTCGAGATCGACAAGGACAGCGAAGAGGCGCTGAGCGAGGTCCGCAACGCGGTGGACAGCGCGCGCGCCGACCTGCCTTCGAGCATGGCCTCGCCCACCGTCTCGAAGCAGACCGCGGCAAGCTCGGCGCTGCTGACCTTCACCGTCGAATCGGGCAACCTCGACGACAAGGACCTCTCATGGTTCGTCGACAACAAGTTGGCCAAGGCCCTCCTGGCCGTGAAGGGTGTGGCCAAGGTGGAGCGCGTGGGCGGCATCGACAGGGAGGTTCATGTGGACCTCGATCCGACGCTGATGGCGGGCCTGGGCGTGACGCCGTCCGATGTTTCCACGCAGCTCAAGGCGGTGCAGAAGGAAGGCTCGGGCGGCGAGGGCGCGGTCGGCGGCCAGAAGCAGTCCACGCGCACCATTGCGACCGCCGGCACGGCCGGGGAGATCGCGGCAATCACCATACCGCTGTCGGATGGCCGCTACGTGCGGCTGGACCAGATCGCGCGGGTCAGCGACACCCATGCCGACCGCACGACCATGGCCTTTCGCGATGGCAAGCCGGTGATCGGCTTCCAGGTCACGCGGTCGCGCGGCTATTCGGACGTGAGCGTGGCCGAGGACGTGCGCGGCGCGATCGAGCGCTTCTCCAAGTCGCACCCCGAGGCGAGCATTGCCGAGGCCTCGAACACGGTGACGCCGATCCAGGACAACTACGAAGGTTCGATGCACCTGCTGTTCGAGGGCGCGTTCCTGGCGATCGTGGTGGTGTGGTGGTTCCTGCGCGACTGGCGCGCCACGCTGATCTCGGCCACCGCGCTGCCGCTGTCGATCATCCCGACCTTCGGCTTCATGGCGCTCGCGGGCTTTTCGCTCAACGTCATCACGCTGCTGTCCCTGTCGCTGGTGGTGGGCATCCTGGTCGACGACGCGATCGTCGAGATCGAGAACATCGAGCGCCACCTGTTGATGGGCAAGACACCGTACCAGGCCGCGATGGAAGCCGCGGACGAGATCGGGCTGGCGGTGATCGCGACCACCTTCGCGCTGGTCGCGGTCTTTCTCCCGACGGCCTTCATGGGAGGCATTCCCGGAAAATTCTTCCGGCAGTTCGGCGTCACCGCCTCTGTGGCGGTACTGGCCTCGTTGCTGGTGGCGCGGCTCCTGACGCCGATGATGGCGGCCTATCTGCTCAAGCGCAAGGCGCCGGGATCTCACGAGATCTCGCCCGACGGGCCCACGATGACCCGCTATCTCGGCTGGGTGCGGGCGAGCCTCTCGCGGCGCAAGGCCACGGTGCTGGCCGCCACGGCCTTCTTTGCCCTGGCGTTGATCATCATCCCGTTCATTCCGACGGCCTTCATCCCGGCGCAGGACAAGGCGCAAAGCAGCGTGACCATCAAGCTGGCACCGGGCAGCACCTTGCAGGACACGGCGACGATGAGCCAACGCGCGGCGGAGATGCTGCGCACGCTGCCCGAGGTGAAAGGCGTCTTCGTCTCGGCCGGCACGGCCACCAGCGGAGCCGGCATGAGCGCCAGCTCGTCGACCGACGTCACCAGCGCCACGCTGACCATCGACCTGGCACCGCGCGGCGACCGGAAGCTCAAGCAATCGGGCGTCGAGGCCAGGATGCGCGAGCTCTTGCGAACGCTTCCCGGCGCCCGCGTCACGGTGGGCGCCGGTACCAACGGCGCGTCGCTGGACATCACGCTGGCAGGCGACGACCCCCAGGTCCTCGCGAGCGCGGCGGCTCAGGCCGAGACGCAACTGCGCACGCTCAAGGGCATCGGCAACGTGACCTCCAGCGCTTCGCTGCAACGGCCCGAAATCCAGGTGCGCCCCGACACGGGCCGCGCCGCAGCGCTCGGCGTCACCGCGCAAGCGCTGGACGACGCCATACGGCTGGCCACATACGGCGACTACTCCAATTCGCTGCCCAAGCTCAACCTGCCGGAGCGCCAGATTGCGATCCGCGTGCGCATGGATCCGTCGGTGCGCGAGAACATCGAAGCCATCGCGCAGCTGCGCGTCAAGGGCAATGAAGGCATCGTGGACCTGGGCTCGGTGGCCGACATTGCGATGGGCAGCGGCCCGTCGCAGATCGACCGGATGGATCGCTCGCGCAACATCACGCTCAGCGTCGAGCTGAACGGACGCCCGATCGGCGAGGTCCAGAAAGAGGCGATGGCGCTGTCGGCGCTCAAGTCCTTGCCGGCCGGCGTGCATCAAGTGGAGCAGGGCGAGGTGCAGCGCATGTCCGAGCTGTTCCAGAGTTTCGGCGTCGCGATGGCGATCGGCATCTTCTGCATCTATGCGGTGCTGGTGCTGCTGTTCCACGACTTCCTGCAGCCGGGCACCATTCTCAGCGCCTTGCCGCTCGCAATGGGCGGGGCCATGTTCGCGCTGTGGGTCACGCACCAGTCATTCTCGATGTCGGTGGTGATTGGCGTGCTGATGCTGATGGGCATCGTCACGAAGAATTCGATCCTGCTGGTGGAATACGCGATCATGGCGCGCCGCGACCGGGGCATGGGCCGCTTCGAGGCGCTGCTGGATGCCTGCCACAAGCGGGCGCGTCCGATCGTGATGACGACCATCGCCATGGGCGCCGGCATGCTGCCCAATGCCCTTGGCCTGGGTGCGGAACCCAGCTTCCGCCAGCCCATGGCCATCGTCGTGATCGGCGGTCTCTTGACCTCCACGGCGCTGAGCCTGCTGGTGGTGCCGGTGATCTTTACCTATGTCGACGATCTGCTGCAATGGGGGCGGCGCCGCCTGCTTTCGCGCAACAAGGCCACTCCCGATGCGGCTGAACCGTGGGTTCCGGCGCGCGACTGA